The following proteins are co-located in the Microcystis wesenbergii NRERC-220 genome:
- a CDS encoding KH domain-containing protein yields MPSTPNYLELVKFMIEPFLEDPASLRLDIERCKENERLWVRVAFDDADKGKVYGRGGRNLQAIRTTLEMAAASAGRSLYLEVYAAENEGEQRRTRRSNGNFEGTERRPSNRRPPAPRQLNN; encoded by the coding sequence ATGCCTAGTACCCCCAACTATCTCGAACTGGTGAAATTTATGATCGAGCCGTTTTTGGAAGATCCGGCCAGTCTGAGATTGGATATCGAGCGCTGTAAGGAAAATGAACGTCTTTGGGTGCGTGTAGCCTTCGATGATGCCGATAAAGGCAAAGTTTACGGCCGGGGAGGACGCAATTTACAGGCGATTAGAACTACCCTAGAAATGGCGGCCGCGAGTGCGGGTCGCTCTCTTTATCTAGAAGTCTATGCGGCCGAAAATGAAGGCGAACAGCGCCGCACCCGTCGTTCTAATGGTAACTTTGAAGGTACGGAAAGAAGACCGAGTAATCGCCGACCACCCGCACCCCGGCAGCTCAACAACTAA
- the rpsP gene encoding 30S ribosomal protein S16, translated as MIKLRLKRFGKKREASYRIVAAVSTSRRDGRPLEELGFYNPRTDEVRLDEEGIIRRLQQGAQPTDTVRSILTKQKIFEKINA; from the coding sequence ATGATCAAATTACGTCTAAAACGCTTTGGTAAAAAACGCGAAGCCAGTTATCGTATCGTTGCGGCCGTTAGCACCAGTCGTCGCGATGGTCGTCCCCTAGAGGAATTAGGATTTTACAATCCCCGCACCGATGAAGTGCGTCTCGATGAAGAAGGGATTATCCGACGCTTACAACAAGGAGCGCAACCGACGGACACCGTACGCAGCATTCTCACCAAACAGAAAATTTTCGAGAAAATCAATGCCTAG
- the obgE gene encoding GTPase ObgE, producing MQFIDRAEIEVEGGKGGDGIVAFRREKYVPAGGPAGGNGGKGGSVIFVATQNLQTLLDFQYSRYFKADDGKRGGPNNCTGANGSDRIIKVPCGTVVYDLDSEEIIGDLVTPEQTLIVAAGGKGGLGNRHFLSNNNRAPEYALPGLDGEKRHLRLELKLLAEVGIIGLPNAGKSTLISAVSSARPKIADYPFTTLIPNLGVVRKPTGDGTVFADIPGLIEGAHLGIGLGHEFLRHIERTRLLIHLVSLTSEDPIADYQIIQGELAAYGRELEKRSQILVFNKIDAVDEETIDNYQKQFAKITNAEILTISAVTGAGLTTLLAKVWQQLEQLERVEDETPSLFS from the coding sequence ATGCAGTTTATTGATCGCGCCGAAATAGAAGTGGAAGGGGGTAAGGGAGGTGATGGAATTGTCGCTTTCCGTCGGGAAAAATACGTCCCCGCCGGCGGTCCGGCCGGAGGTAATGGGGGAAAAGGTGGTTCGGTGATTTTCGTGGCGACTCAGAACCTGCAAACCCTGCTAGATTTCCAATATAGTCGCTATTTTAAGGCCGATGATGGTAAACGGGGCGGACCCAACAACTGCACCGGAGCCAACGGTAGCGATCGCATTATTAAAGTTCCCTGTGGTACAGTGGTTTACGATCTCGATAGCGAGGAAATTATCGGCGATTTGGTCACTCCCGAACAGACTTTAATCGTGGCTGCCGGGGGAAAAGGGGGATTAGGCAACCGCCACTTTTTAAGTAATAATAATCGCGCACCCGAATACGCTTTACCCGGTTTAGACGGAGAAAAACGCCATTTACGCCTAGAATTGAAGTTATTAGCGGAAGTGGGCATTATCGGGCTGCCCAATGCGGGAAAATCCACCCTAATCTCCGCCGTTTCCTCTGCTCGTCCCAAAATCGCCGATTATCCCTTTACGACTCTCATTCCTAACTTGGGAGTGGTACGCAAACCCACGGGAGATGGGACGGTATTCGCCGATATTCCGGGATTAATCGAGGGAGCGCACCTAGGAATCGGCTTAGGACACGAATTTTTGCGCCATATCGAACGCACACGCCTGTTAATTCATCTTGTCTCCTTGACATCAGAAGACCCGATCGCCGATTATCAAATTATTCAAGGGGAATTAGCCGCCTATGGTCGGGAATTAGAAAAGCGATCGCAAATACTGGTTTTCAACAAAATTGATGCTGTGGACGAGGAAACGATAGATAACTATCAAAAGCAGTTTGCTAAAATCACTAATGCCGAGATTTTGACTATTTCCGCCGTGACGGGAGCCGGATTAACCACTTTACTCGCCAAAGTTTGGCAGCAATTAGAGCAACTGGAGAGGGTCGAGGATGAAACCCCTTCCCTGTTTTCCTAA